A window of the Penaeus monodon isolate SGIC_2016 chromosome 11, NSTDA_Pmon_1, whole genome shotgun sequence genome harbors these coding sequences:
- the LOC119578688 gene encoding vacuolar protein-sorting-associated protein 25-like, translated as MTDFEWPWQYNFPPFFTLQPNADVRKIQLDAWCALVLGWGKSNNVSQIDVTEASSLPVFKNSAISRALPADAIAVVLEELAKRGNLEWTDKSKRRGYLFWRSPAEWGQQIYSWAQCTSRINTVSTLYEINQGDETASEEFHGLDSDILMKALRALEASGKVEIMDFGDNQGVKFL; from the exons ATGACAGACTTCGAGTGGCCTTGGCAATataattttcctcccttttttac acTTCAACCCAATGCAGATGTGAGGAAGATCCAGCTGGATGCCTGGTGTGCGCTGGTCCTCGGCTGGGGGAAGAGCAACAACGTCAGTCAGATTGATGTGACGGAGGCCTCTAGCTTGCCTGTCTTCAA GAACTCTGCCATCAGTCGTGCTCTACCAGCTGATGCTATTGCAGTTGTTTTAGAAGAACTTGCAAAGCGAGGAAATCTCGAGTGGACAGATAAATCGAAAAGGAG GGGTTACCTATTCTGGAGAAGCCCTGCAGAATGGGGGCAACAGATCTACTCTTGGGCACAATGTACGAGTCGTATCAACACAGTTAGCACTCTTTATGAAATCAATCAGGGTGATGAAACTGCAAGTGAAG aattccATGGCTTGGACAGTGATATATTGATGAAAGCACTCAGGGCTTTAGAAGCGTCCGGGAAAGTAGAAATAATGGACTTCGGTGACAATCAAGGAGTGAAATTCCTCTGA
- the LOC119578689 gene encoding ragulator complex protein LAMTOR3-like → MVEDMRKFLVELLHRTDNLLGIVITDRDGVQLLKVFKDDAPDLGMRPAYLSTFGMATDQAGKLGMGKNNKMVCIYGNYQVVHFNKLPLVVTVIGTSTANTGLLMDLENEFSHIVLQLTHVVDGI, encoded by the exons ATGGTCGAG GATATGAGAAAATTCCTTGTTGAGCTGTTGCACAG GACAGACAATCTTCTTGGTATTGTGATAACTGATCGAGATGGTGTGCAGTTATTAAAAG TTTTTAAAGATGACGCCCCAGACTTGGGTATGCGACCAGCCTATCTCTCCACTTTTGGTATGGCAACTGATCAGGCAGGAAAACTTGGCATGGGCAAAAATAACAAGATGGTGTGTATTTATGGAAATTACCAG GTAGTGCACTTCAATAAACTGCCGCTTGTGGTAACCGTTATAGGGACAAGTACAGCGAACACGGGCTTGCTCATGGATCTTGAGAACGAATTTTCGCACATAGTATTACAGCTCACACATGTTGTTGATGGTATATAG